In Amyelois transitella isolate CPQ chromosome 28, ilAmyTran1.1, whole genome shotgun sequence, the following are encoded in one genomic region:
- the LOC106133719 gene encoding uncharacterized transmembrane protein DDB_G0289901 isoform X1, with protein sequence MRYFALLALVAFVAVSAYPSRSVESSSPILESESSYSSSSSSSAAQAESFSSSQYSSSSDGSESSSSSSSESSQSASQQAQESSSSSSYSDGSSSSQSSEKKSSSASASKSASSSISKKSLSIGKKKLGHGLIIGGPGPVVPGGPCEGGSGSSSGSSSSSGSSSGSSSGSHSGSNSGSHSGSNSGSHSGSKGGSHSGANSGSHSGANSGSHSGSNSGSHSGSNSGSHSGSNSGSHSGSKGGSHSGSKGGSHSGANSGSHSGANSGSHSGSNSGSHSESHSGSNSGSHSGSNSGSHSGSNSGSHSGSNSGSHSGSNSGSHSGSHSGSHSGSNSGSHSGSKGGSHSGSHSGANSGSHSGSNSGSHSGSNSGSHSGSHSGSHSGSNSGSHSGSKGGSHSGSHSGANSGSHSESHSGSKGGSHSGSNSGSHSGSNSGSHSGSNSGSHSGSNSGSHSGSKGGSHSGSHSGANSGSHSESHSGSKGGSHSGSNSGSHSGSNSGSHSGSKGGSHSGANSGSHSGANSGSHSGSNSGSHSGSNSGSHSGSNSGSHSGSNSGSHSGSKGGSHSGSHSGANSGSHSESHSGSNSGSHSGSNSGSHSGSHSGANSGSHSGSNSGSHSGSNSGSHSGSNSGSHSGSNSGSHSGSKGGSHSGSHSGANSGSHSGSHSGANSGSHSGSHSGANSGSHSGSHSGANSGSHSGSHSGSKGGSHSGSGSQSGSSSGSSSGSQSGSSSGSSSGSQSGSSSGSSSGSQSGSSSGSSSGSQSGSSSGSSSGSQSGSSSGSSSGSQSGSSSGSSSGSQSGSSSGSSSGSQSGSSSGSSSGSQSGSSSGSSSGSQSGSSSGSSSGSQSGSSSGSSSGSQSGSSSGSSSGSQSGSSSGSSSGSQSGSSSGSSSGSQSGSSSGSSSGSQSGSSSGSSSGSQSGSSSGSSSGSQSGSSSGSSSGSQSGSSSGSSSGSQSGSSSGSSSGSQSGSSSGSSSGSQSGSSSGSSSGSQYESSSSSSSQSQSSSQSSQSARQSESVSQSGGKTVQSSSQSSQSASAANQASSQSQSSSESSADGSSYSSSSYESESSSASSSYSESSSSSYTEDC encoded by the exons ATGAGGTACTTCGCGCTATTAGCCCTTGTG gctTTCGTAGCCGTCTCTGCGTATCCAT CCAGGTCGGTGGAGTCCTCATCTCCAATCTTGGAGTCGGAGTCGTCTTACAGCAGCAGCTCCAGCTCCAGCGCTGCCCAAGCTGAGTCCTTCTCGTCCAGCC aataCAGTAGCAGTTCCGATGGTTCAGAAAGCTCATCATCAAGTTCGAGCGAATCGAGCCAGAGCGCTTCGCAACAAGCCCAGGAAAGCTCAAGCAGCTCCAGTTACTCAGATGGCTCTTCTTCTAGCCAAAGTTCTGAGAAGAAATCGTCAAGCGCCAGCGCTTCCAAAAGCGCATCGTCTTCTATCAGCAAAAAGAGCCTTTCGATCGGGAAGAAGAAGCTTGGACATGGATTGATTATTGGTGGACCAGGCCCAGTTGTTCCAGGCGGACCGTGTGAAGGAGGTTCTGGTAGTTCTAGTGGCAGTTCCAGCTCTTCTGGCTCAAGCTCTGGTTCAAGCAGCGGTTCCCACAGCGGCTCTAACAGCGGATCACACAGCGGCTCTAACAGCGGATCACACAGCGGCTCTAAAGGTGGTTCACACAGCGGCGCTAACAGCGGATCCCACAGCGGCGCTAACAGCGGATCACACAGCGGCTCTAACAGCGGATCACACAGCGGCTCTAACAGCGGGTCACACAGCGGCTCTAACAGCGGATCACACAGCGGCTCTAAAGGTGGTTCACACAGCGGCTCTAAAGGTGGTTCACACAGCGGCGCTAACAGCGGATCCCACAGCGGCGCTAACAGCGGATCACACAGCGGCTCTAACAGTGGTTCACACAGCGAATCACACAGCGGCTCTAACAGCGGATCACACAGCGGCTCTAACAGCGGATCACACAGCGGCTCTAACAGCGGATCACACAGCGGCTCTAACAGCGGATCACACAGCGGCTCTAACAGCGGATCACACAGCGGATCACACAGCGGATCACACAGCGGCTCTAACAGCGGATCACACAGCGGCTCTAAAGGTGGTTCACACAGTGGATCCCATAGCGGCGCTAACAGCGGATCACACAGCGGCTCTAACAGCGGATCACACAGCGGCTCTAACAGCGGATCACACAGCGGATCACACAGCGGATCACACAGCGGCTCTAACAGCGGATCACACAGCGGCTCTAAAGGTGGTTCACACAGTGGATCCCACAGCGGCGCTAACAGTGGTTCACACAGCGAATCACACAGCGGCTCTAAAGGTGGTTCACACAGCGGCTCTAACAGCGGATCACACAGCGGCTCTAACAGCGGATCACACAGCGGCTCTAACAGCGGATCACACAGCGGCTCTAACAGCGGATCACACAGCGGCTCTAAAGGTGGTTCACACAGTGGATCCCACAGCGGCGCTAACAGTGGTTCACACAGCGAATCACACAGCGGCTCTAAAGGTGGTTCCCACAGCGGCTCTAACAGCGGATCACACAGCGGCTCTAACAGCGGATCACACAGCGGCTCTAAAGGTGGTTCACACAGCGGCGCTAACAGCGGATCCCACAGCGGCGCTAACAGCGGATCACACAGCGGCTCTAACAGCGGATCACACAGCGGCTCTAACAGCGGATCACACAGCGGCTCTAACAGCGGATCACACAGCGGCTCTAACAGCGGATCACACAGCGGCTCTAAAGGTGGTTCACACAGCGGATCCCACAGCGGCGCTAACAGTGGTTCACACAGCGAATCACACAGCGGCTCTAACAGCGGATCACACAGCGGCTCTAACAGCGGATCACACAGCGGATCCCACAGCGGCGCTAACAGCGGATCACACAGCGGCTCTAACAGCGGATCACACAGCGGCTCTAACAGTGGATCACACAGCGGCTCTAACAGCGGATCACACAGCGGCTCTAACAGCGGATCACACAGTGGCTCTAAAGGTGGTTCACACAGCGGATCCCACAGCGGCGCTAACAGTGGTTCACACAGCGGATCCCACAGCGGCGCTAACAGTGGTTCACACAGCGGATCCCACAGCGGCGCTAACAGTGGTTCACACAGCGGATCCCACAGCGGCGCTAACAGTGGTTCACACAGCGGATCCCACAGCGGCTCTAAAGGTGGTTCACACAGCGGTAGTGGATCCCAATCTGGAAGCAGCTCTGGCTCAAGCAGCGGCAGCCAATCTGGAAGCAGCTCTGGCTCAAGCAGCGGCAGCCAATCTGGAAGCAGCTCTGGCTCAAGCAGCGGCAGTCAATCAGGAAGCAGCTCTGGCTCAAGCAGCGGCAGCCAATCTGGAAGCAGCTCTGGCTCAAGCAGCGGCAGTCAATCTGGAAGCAGCTCTGGCTCAAGCAGCGGCAGCCAATCTGGAAGCAGCTCTGGCTCAAGCAGCGGCAGTCAATCAGGAAGCAGCTCTGGCTCAAGCAGCGGCAGTCAATCAGGAAGCAGCTCTGGCTCAAGCAGCGGCAGCCAATCTGGAAGCAGCTCTGGCTCAAGCAGCGGCAGTCAATCTGGAAGCAGCTCTGGCTCAAGCAGCGGCAGCCAATCTGGGAGCAGCTCTGGCTCAAGCAGCGGCAGTCAATCTGGAAGCAGCTCTGGCTCAAGCAGCGGCAGTCAATCAGGAAGCAGCTCTGGCTCAAGCAGCGGCAGTCAATCAGGAAGCAGCTCTGGCTCAAGCAGCGGCAGCCAATCTGGAAGCAGCTCTGGCTCAAGCAGCGGCAGTCAATCTGGAAGCAGCTCTGGCTCAAGCAGCGGCAGCCAATCTGGAAGCAGCTCTGGCTCAAGCAGCGGCAGTCAATCAGGAAGCAGCTCTGGCTCAAGCAGCGGCAGTCAATCAGGAAGCAGCTCTGGCTCAAGCAGCGGCAGCCAATCTGGAAGCAGCTCTGGCTCAAGCAGCGGCAGCCAATCTGGAAGCAGCTCTGGCTCAAGCAGCGGCAGTCAATCAGGAAGCAGCTCTGGCTCAAGCAGTGGATCCCAATATGAAAGCAGCAGTTCCTCTTCATCCCAAAGCCAATCGTCATCCCAATCTAGCCAATCCGCTAGACAGAGCGAATCAGTCAGCCAATCAGGTGGCAAGACCGTTCAGTCATCAAGTCAGTCCAGCCAATCAGCGAGCGCAGCTAATCAGGCGTCCAGCCAATCACAGAGCTCCAGTGAATCAAGCGCCGACGGTTCCTCATATTCGAGTAGCTCATACGAAAGCGAATCTTCTTCAGCTTCCTCATCTTATTCAGAATCTTCCTCGTCTTCTTACACCGAAGACTGCTAG
- the LOC106133719 gene encoding uncharacterized transmembrane protein DDB_G0289901 isoform X2 has product MRYFALLALVAFVAVSAYPSRSVESSSPILESESSYSSSSSSSAAQAESFSSSQYSSSSDGSESSSSSSSESSQSASQQAQESSSSSSYSDGSSSSQSSEKKSSSASASKSASSSISKKSLSIGKKKLGHGLIIGGPGPVVPGGPCEGGSGSSSGSSSSSGSSSGSSSGSHSGSNSGSHSGSNSGSHSGSKGGSHSGANSGSHSGANSGSHSGSNSGSHSGSNSGSHSGSNSGSHSGSKGGSHSGSKGGSHSGANSGSHSGANSGSHSGSNSGSHSESHSGSNSGSHSGSNSGSHSGSNSGSHSGSNSGSHSGSNSGSHSGSHSGSHSGSNSGSHSGSKGGSHSGSHSGANSGSHSGSNSGSHSGSNSGSHSGSHSGSHSGSNSGSHSGSKGGSHSGSHSGANSGSHSESHSGSKGGSHSGSNSGSHSGSNSGSHSGSNSGSHSGSNSGSHSGSKGGSHSGSHSGANSGSHSESHSGSKGGSHSGSNSGSHSGSNSGSHSGSKGGSHSGANSGSHSGANSGSHSGSNSGSHSGSNSGSHSGSNSGSHSGSNSGSHSGSKGGSHSGSHSGANSGSHSGSHSGANSGSHSGSHSGANSGSHSGSHSGANSGSHSGSHSGANSGSHSGSHSGSKGGSHSGSGSQSGSSSGSSSGSQSGSSSGSSSGSQSGSSSGSSSGSQSGSSSGSSSGSQSGSSSGSSSGSQSGSSSGSSSGSQSGSSSGSSSGSQSGSSSGSSSGSQSGSSSGSSSGSQSGSSSGSSSGSQSGSSSGSSSGSQSGSSSGSSSGSQSGSSSGSSSGSQSGSSSGSSSGSQSGSSSGSSSGSQSGSSSGSSSGSQSGSSSGSSSGSQSGSSSGSSSGSQSGSSSGSSSGSQSGSSSGSSSGSQSGSSSGSSSGSQSGSSSGSSSGSQSGSSSGSSSGSQYESSSSSSSQSQSSSQSSQSARQSESVSQSGGKTVQSSSQSSQSASAANQASSQSQSSSESSADGSSYSSSSYESESSSASSSYSESSSSSYTEDC; this is encoded by the exons ATGAGGTACTTCGCGCTATTAGCCCTTGTG gctTTCGTAGCCGTCTCTGCGTATCCAT CCAGGTCGGTGGAGTCCTCATCTCCAATCTTGGAGTCGGAGTCGTCTTACAGCAGCAGCTCCAGCTCCAGCGCTGCCCAAGCTGAGTCCTTCTCGTCCAGCC aataCAGTAGCAGTTCCGATGGTTCAGAAAGCTCATCATCAAGTTCGAGCGAATCGAGCCAGAGCGCTTCGCAACAAGCCCAGGAAAGCTCAAGCAGCTCCAGTTACTCAGATGGCTCTTCTTCTAGCCAAAGTTCTGAGAAGAAATCGTCAAGCGCCAGCGCTTCCAAAAGCGCATCGTCTTCTATCAGCAAAAAGAGCCTTTCGATCGGGAAGAAGAAGCTTGGACATGGATTGATTATTGGTGGACCAGGCCCAGTTGTTCCAGGCGGACCGTGTGAAGGAGGTTCTGGTAGTTCTAGTGGCAGTTCCAGCTCTTCTGGCTCAAGCTCTGGTTCAAGCAGCGGTTCCCACAGCGGCTCTAACAGCGGATCACACAGCGGCTCTAACAGCGGATCACACAGCGGCTCTAAAGGTGGTTCACACAGCGGCGCTAACAGCGGATCCCACAGCGGCGCTAACAGCGGATCACACAGCGGCTCTAACAGCGGATCACACAGCGGCTCTAACAGCGGGTCACACAGCGGCTCTAACAGCGGATCACACAGCGGCTCTAAAGGTGGTTCACACAGCGGCTCTAAAGGTGGTTCACACAGCGGCGCTAACAGCGGATCCCACAGCGGCGCTAACAGCGGATCACACAGCGGCTCTAACAGTGGTTCACACAGCGAATCACACAGCGGCTCTAACAGCGGATCACACAGCGGCTCTAACAGCGGATCACACAGCGGCTCTAACAGCGGATCACACAGCGGCTCTAACAGCGGATCACACAGCGGCTCTAACAGCGGATCACACAGCGGATCACACAGCGGATCACACAGCGGCTCTAACAGCGGATCACACAGCGGCTCTAAAGGTGGTTCACACAGTGGATCCCATAGCGGCGCTAACAGCGGATCACACAGCGGCTCTAACAGCGGATCACACAGCGGCTCTAACAGCGGATCACACAGCGGATCACACAGCGGATCACACAGCGGCTCTAACAGCGGATCACACAGCGGCTCTAAAGGTGGTTCACACAGTGGATCCCACAGCGGCGCTAACAGTGGTTCACACAGCGAATCACACAGCGGCTCTAAAGGTGGTTCACACAGCGGCTCTAACAGCGGATCACACAGCGGCTCTAACAGCGGATCACACAGCGGCTCTAACAGCGGATCACACAGCGGCTCTAACAGCGGATCACACAGCGGCTCTAAAGGTGGTTCACACAGTGGATCCCACAGCGGCGCTAACAGTGGTTCACACAGCGAATCACACAGCGGCTCTAAAGGTGGTTCCCACAGCGGCTCTAACAGCGGATCACACAGCGGCTCTAACAGCGGATCACACAGCGGCTCTAAAGGTGGTTCACACAGCGGCGCTAACAGCGGATCCCACAGCGGCGCTAACAGCGGATCACACAGCGGCTCTAACAGCGGATCACACAGCGGCTCTAACAGCGGATCACACAGCGGCTCTAACAGCGGATCACACAGCGGCTCTAACAGCGGATCACACAGCGGCTCTAAAGGTGGTTCACACAGCGGATCCCACAGCGGCGCTAACA GTGGTTCACACAGCGGATCCCACAGCGGCGCTAACAGTGGTTCACACAGCGGATCCCACAGCGGCGCTAACAGTGGTTCACACAGCGGATCCCACAGCGGCGCTAACAGTGGTTCACACAGCGGATCCCACAGCGGCGCTAACAGTGGTTCACACAGCGGATCCCACAGCGGCTCTAAAGGTGGTTCACACAGCGGTAGTGGATCCCAATCTGGAAGCAGCTCTGGCTCAAGCAGCGGCAGCCAATCTGGAAGCAGCTCTGGCTCAAGCAGCGGCAGCCAATCTGGAAGCAGCTCTGGCTCAAGCAGCGGCAGTCAATCAGGAAGCAGCTCTGGCTCAAGCAGCGGCAGCCAATCTGGAAGCAGCTCTGGCTCAAGCAGCGGCAGTCAATCTGGAAGCAGCTCTGGCTCAAGCAGCGGCAGCCAATCTGGAAGCAGCTCTGGCTCAAGCAGCGGCAGTCAATCAGGAAGCAGCTCTGGCTCAAGCAGCGGCAGTCAATCAGGAAGCAGCTCTGGCTCAAGCAGCGGCAGCCAATCTGGAAGCAGCTCTGGCTCAAGCAGCGGCAGTCAATCTGGAAGCAGCTCTGGCTCAAGCAGCGGCAGCCAATCTGGGAGCAGCTCTGGCTCAAGCAGCGGCAGTCAATCTGGAAGCAGCTCTGGCTCAAGCAGCGGCAGTCAATCAGGAAGCAGCTCTGGCTCAAGCAGCGGCAGTCAATCAGGAAGCAGCTCTGGCTCAAGCAGCGGCAGCCAATCTGGAAGCAGCTCTGGCTCAAGCAGCGGCAGTCAATCTGGAAGCAGCTCTGGCTCAAGCAGCGGCAGCCAATCTGGAAGCAGCTCTGGCTCAAGCAGCGGCAGTCAATCAGGAAGCAGCTCTGGCTCAAGCAGCGGCAGTCAATCAGGAAGCAGCTCTGGCTCAAGCAGCGGCAGCCAATCTGGAAGCAGCTCTGGCTCAAGCAGCGGCAGCCAATCTGGAAGCAGCTCTGGCTCAAGCAGCGGCAGTCAATCAGGAAGCAGCTCTGGCTCAAGCAGTGGATCCCAATATGAAAGCAGCAGTTCCTCTTCATCCCAAAGCCAATCGTCATCCCAATCTAGCCAATCCGCTAGACAGAGCGAATCAGTCAGCCAATCAGGTGGCAAGACCGTTCAGTCATCAAGTCAGTCCAGCCAATCAGCGAGCGCAGCTAATCAGGCGTCCAGCCAATCACAGAGCTCCAGTGAATCAAGCGCCGACGGTTCCTCATATTCGAGTAGCTCATACGAAAGCGAATCTTCTTCAGCTTCCTCATCTTATTCAGAATCTTCCTCGTCTTCTTACACCGAAGACTGCTAG
- the LOC132903593 gene encoding uncharacterized protein LOC132903593 encodes MNAEAKKKVDVLSDDLLPYIMAEQERRITLYKRVMTAIQNGEKGVTIVEMRNKPPLIIKRGLMYRCPSNRAPKEPDGSGNIYCEDDIEPILVMYDSCLSAEDKELFVAENHYFFCNRYWREMPDLPRTNTTVVGCPPTQRTSYNYTMSKCGLEGSEDVLVHYRYYPDRTYKYVTELDPDREVCDHWNPCQLGYIFALRTIDEAEVASELWRNYSMYNIIILL; translated from the exons ATGAATGCAGAAGCGAAGAAGAAAGTGGACGTGCTTTCAGACGATCTCCTCCCTTACATAATGGCCGAACAAGAACGCCGCATCACCCTGTATAAGAGGGTCATGACAGCCATACAGAACGGAGAGAAAGGTGTCACAATAGTCGAGATGAGAAATAAACCACCGCTCATTATTAAAAGAG GTCTAATGTACAGATGTCCATCAAACCGTGCGCCTAAAGAGCCCGACGGCTCGGGCAACATTTACTGCGAAGACGACATAGAGCCAATATTGGTGATGTATGATTCCTGTCTCAGCGCCGAGGACAAGGAGCTTTTTGTCGCCGAGAACCATTACTTCTTTTGTAACC GGTACTGGCGGGAGATGCCTGATCTTCCCCGTACGAACACCACAGTGGTGGGCTGCCCCCCAACTCAGCGGACTTCCTATAACTACACCATGAGTAAATGTGGCCTGGAGGGCTCCGAAGATGTCCTCGTCCATTATAGATATTATCCTGATAGG ACCTACAAATACGTGACGGAGTTAGATCCTGACAGGGAAGTCTGTGACCACTGGAACCCATGTCAGTTAGGATATATCTTCGCGCTGCGGACCATAGACGAGGCTGAGGTGGCTAGCGAGCTCTGGC gTAATTacagtatgtataatataattatattactttaa